From Actinomycetota bacterium:
GGCCCTCGTCCGGGCGAGCTCGGGGGACCTGGCCGCCCTACGCCCCTACCTCCGCGCCCCCGATCCGGGGCCGTAGCCGTCCGCCCGGTCGGACGGTCACCGGGGGACGGGTAGGCTGTCGCACGTGAAGCAGATCGTCCTGCTCGTGCGCCACGCCCAGACCGATTTCGCCCCGGACCGCCTCGCGGGGTGGACGCCCGGCGTCGGCCTGAGCGAGAAGGGCCGCGAGCAGGCGAGAGCGCTGGCGGACCGTATGCGTCCCGTGCGTCTGCGAGCCCTGTACTCGAGCCCGCTGGACCGGTGCCTCATCACGGCGGACGCGGTCGCGGAAGGCCGGAAGCTGACCGTCGAGGTGGACGAGAGGTTGGGAGAAGCGAGGTTCGGCCGGTGGGACGGCAAGCGGTACGCCACGCTGCGAAAGATGCCGCTGTGGCGCACGGTCCAGCTGCTCCCCAGCCAGGCCCGGTTCCCGGGGGGTGAGAGCGTCCTCGAGATGCAGTCCCGGGCGGTGGCCGCGGTCGAGGAGATCAGGTCGGCGCACCGGTCCGGGGTCGTCGCGCTCGTCTCCCACGCGGACGTGATCAAGGCGGTCGCCGCCCACTACCTCGGGATGCACATCGACCTCTTCCAGCGGCTCGACGTCCTGCCCGCCTCGGTGACCGCTATAGGGTTCGGCGACATGTTCCCGCGCCTCCTTCGCCTGGGCGACACGGGCGATCTCAGCCCGTACGCCGCCTCCCGGCCCGGGGGGAGGACCCCATGAGCGAGCCGTTCGAGGTGCAGCCGGTCTCGTGGATCACGACCGGCGCGGTCGGGGAGCCCGGACAACGGACCTTCTTCATCCAGGCCGCGATCGGTGACGACGTCGTGACCCTCCTGGTCGAGAAGGAGCAGGTGGACGCTCTGGCCCGGCACGTACAGGCCCTCCTCATCCGGCTGGGCGAGGAGAGGGTGGTGGGGGCGGAGGCCACCGCCGACCCCGCTCCCGAGCTACAGGAGCCGCTCGAACCGCTCTTCCGGGTCGGGCAGATGGCGCTCGGCTACG
This genomic window contains:
- a CDS encoding MSMEG_4193 family putative phosphomutase — protein: MKQIVLLVRHAQTDFAPDRLAGWTPGVGLSEKGREQARALADRMRPVRLRALYSSPLDRCLITADAVAEGRKLTVEVDERLGEARFGRWDGKRYATLRKMPLWRTVQLLPSQARFPGGESVLEMQSRAVAAVEEIRSAHRSGVVALVSHADVIKAVAAHYLGMHIDLFQRLDVLPASVTAIGFGDMFPRLLRLGDTGDLSPYAASRPGGRTP